From a single Rhinolophus ferrumequinum isolate MPI-CBG mRhiFer1 chromosome 15, mRhiFer1_v1.p, whole genome shotgun sequence genomic region:
- the LOC117034585 gene encoding zinc finger protein 211-like — protein sequence MTDQDESILSHQDGTSGVLLVAGHFVFSQDRLTELGAPKRRVGVTMPGPRTRDSSYGPRRVDAGLRLGDAASVTRARTGKGTAALGATSTPAAPSRLRPQRPMAAATLRLRAQDSVTFEDIAVFFSWEEWGLLDEAQRRLYHDVMLENFALISSLGCCCGAGDVEAPTEQSIFVGVSQARTPEGAPTSQKTHPCEMCGPVLRDIFHLAEQQGTQHSQELLRCGACAKLFYLSANFHQHQVDHMGNKCFRSSVDRSLIVKTCSFHVSQKPFTCWVVGKDFLISLGHLPQQVTLTKEEPNKIIQGTTSQSRKSHYTWGECTKAFSSILTLVQDENVHTERQRFVCHECGKAFRNRSSLVLHQRVHTGSFPVCGEGRKSSRRNSTLSQHWRIHTRARQYKCGKCGKSLSHKSVLIYSQRGLKENSYVCHECAKSFTSSTALSYHRSHTGERPHECSECGKSFLSQFDLCSHQRIHSGERYSEFGKSFTQRNALNRHLRVQSGERPYECTECGKSFKHRSNFSRHRRLHTGERPYRCYECVKSFTSSSALRDHQSVHTGEMPYECSDCGKSFRDSSYFSRHRKVHTGERLYQCSECLKSFTCRSALTYHQRSHTGERPYECTECGKSFKHSSNFSRHRRVHTEERPYECSKCGKFFNTRFHLNRHQSVHRREKPL from the exons ATGACAGATCAGGATGAAAGTATTTTATCGCATCAGGACGGGACTTCCGGCGTCCTCCTCGTAGCGGGTCATTTCGTGTTTTCTCAGGATCGCCTCACAGAGTTAGGAGCTCCGAAGCGTCGTGTGGGGGTCACGATGCCGGGACCGAGGACGCGCGATAGTAGTTATGGTCCCCGCCGCGTAGACGCGGGCCTGAGGCTGGGCGACGCCGCCAGCGTGACCCGCGCCAGGACCGGGAAAGGGACCGCCGCTCTCGGAGCCACCTCCACTCCCGCCGCTCCATCCCGGCTCCGCCCACAGCGTCCGATGGCGGCGGCCACGCTTAGGCTCCGGGCTCAG GACAGTGTGACCTTTGAGGACATTGCTGTGTTCTTCTCCTGGGAGGAATGGGGCCTCCTtgatgaggctcagagacgtcTGTACCAcgatgtgatgctggagaactttGCACTTATATCCTCGCTGG GTTGCTGCTGTGGAGCAGGGGATGTGGAGGCACCCACTGAACAGAGCATTTTTGTGGGAGTGTCACAGGCCAGGACTCCTGAGGGAGCTCCGACTTCCCAGAAGACCCACCCCTGTGAGATGTGTGGTCCAGTCTTGAGAGACATCTTCCACTTGGCTGAGCAGCAGGGAACACAACACAGCCAGGAACTGTTGAGGTGTGGGGCATGTGCAAAACTATTTTATCTCAGTGCAAACTTTCACCAGCATCAGGTGGACCACATGGGAAACAAATGCTTCAGAAGTAGTGTGGACAGGTCTTTGATTGTGAAGACCTGCAGTTTCCATGTGTCACAGAAGCCTTTTACCTGCTGGGTGGTTGGGAAGGACTTCTTGATCAGCTTGGGACATCTGCCGCAACAGGTCACTCTGACCAAGGAGGAGCCTAACAAAATCATCCAGGGCACAACTTCACAAAGCAGAAAAAGTCATTACACTTGGGGAGAATGCACAAAAGCTTTCAGCTCCATACTCACACTTGTTCAGGATGAGAATGTTCACACTGAAAGACAGCGTTTTGTATGCCATGAATGTGGGAAAGCATTTAGGAATAGATCTTCACTTGTTTTGCACCAGAGAGTCCACACTGGAAGTTTTCCTGTGTGTGGCGAAGGTAGAAAATCCTCTCGGAGAAACTCAACCCTCAGTCAACACTGGCGAATTCATACAAGGGCAAGGCAGTATAAGTGTGGCAAATGTGGGAAATCCTTAAGTCACAAATCTGTCCTCATTTATTCTCAGAGAGGACTCAAAGAAAACAGCTATGTGTGCCATGAATGTGCGAAATCTTTTACCTCCAGCACTGCCCTCAGTTATCATAGATCTCACACAGGAGAAAGACCTCAtgagtgcagtgaatgtgggaaaagTTTTCTCTCTCAGTTCGACCTCTGTTCTCATCAGAGAATTCATTCTGGAGAAAGATACAGTGAATTTGGGAAGTCCTTTACCCAAAGAAATGCCCTCAATAGACACCTAAGAGTTCAGTCAGGAGAAAGGCCTTATGAGTGCACTGAATGTGGGAAATCCTTTAAGCATAGATCTAACTTCAGTCGACACCGGAGGCTTCACACAGGAGAAAGGCCTTATAGGTGTTATGAGTGTGTGAAATCTTTTACCTCTAGCTCTGCCCTCCGTGACCATCAGAGTGTTCACACAGGAGAAATGCCTTATGAGTGCAGTGATTGTGGGAAATCCTTTAGGGATAGTTCCTACTTTAGTCGACACCGGAAAGTTCACACAGGAGAAAGGCTGTATCAGTGTAGTGAGTGTTTGAAATCTTTTACCTGTAGGTCTGCACTCACTTATCATCAAAGATCTCACACTGGAGAAAGGCCATATGAGTGCACTGAATGTGGGAAATCCTTTAAACATAGTTCTAACTTCAGTCGACACAGGAGAGTTCACACAGAAGAAAGACCTTATGAGTGCAGTAAATGTGGGAAATTTTTTAACACTAGATTCCATTTAAATCGACACCAGAgtgttcacagaagagaaaagccTTTGTAA
- the LOC117034607 gene encoding zinc finger protein 154 isoform X6, which yields MAAVALSGPAQGSVTFEDVAVFFSWEEWELLDEAQRHLYHDVMLENLRLITSPGPFEKMVLYEAGSKFSLDTGLTIYGP from the exons ATGGCGGCAGTCGCGCTGAGCGGTCCGGCTCAG GGCAGTGTGACCTTTGAAGATGTGGCCGTGTTCTTCTCCTGGGAGGAGTGGGAGCTCCTTGATGAGGCTCAAAGACACCTGTACCAtgatgtgatgctggagaacttgAGACTTATAACCTCCCCGG GACCCTTTGAGAAGATGGTCCTCTATGAAGCAGGAAGCAAGTTTTCACTAGACACTGGACTGACCATATATGGACCATGA
- the LOC117034607 gene encoding zinc finger protein 552 isoform X5 — protein MAAVALSGPAQGSVTFEDVAVFFSWEEWELLDEAQRHLYHDVMLENLRLITSPGCWCGAEDEAPEQSISVERVSQVRSSKAGLSSQRAHPCERCTPVLKDILHLADHQGRTHHGQKLCRLASCGKQLYFSANLPQHQTQNIGPFEKMVLYEAGSKFSLDTGLTIYGP, from the exons ATGGCGGCAGTCGCGCTGAGCGGTCCGGCTCAG GGCAGTGTGACCTTTGAAGATGTGGCCGTGTTCTTCTCCTGGGAGGAGTGGGAGCTCCTTGATGAGGCTCAAAGACACCTGTACCAtgatgtgatgctggagaacttgAGACTTATAACCTCCCCGG gttGTTGGTGTGGGGCAGAGGATGAGGCACCTGAGCAGAGCATTTCTGTAGAGAGAGTGTCACAGGTCAGGAGTTCCAAGGCAGGTCTGTCTTCCCAGAGGGCCCATCCATGTGAGAGGTGTACCCCAGTGCTGAAAGATATTTTGCACTTGGCTGATCACCAGGGAAGAACACATCATGGACAGAAGCTGTGCAGGCTTGCCTCATGTGGGAAACAGTTATATTTCAGTGCAAACCTCCCTCAGCACCAGACACAGAACATCG GACCCTTTGAGAAGATGGTCCTCTATGAAGCAGGAAGCAAGTTTTCACTAGACACTGGACTGACCATATATGGACCATGA
- the LOC117034607 gene encoding zinc finger protein 211 isoform X3, whose amino-acid sequence MAAVALSGPAQGSVTFEDVAVFFSWEEWELLDEAQRHLYHDVMLENLRLITSPGCWCGAEDEAPEQSISVERVSQVRSSKAGLSSQRAHPCERCTPVLKDILHLADHQGRTHHGQKLCRLASCGKQLYFSANLPQHQTQNIGEKPFRIDVSRASFGNDCTFHVSGKRFTCWVVGKDFLATSGFLQVQTTNTEETSNTGTKYVAAFTRQKTHYNPQECTKALRTL is encoded by the exons ATGGCGGCAGTCGCGCTGAGCGGTCCGGCTCAG GGCAGTGTGACCTTTGAAGATGTGGCCGTGTTCTTCTCCTGGGAGGAGTGGGAGCTCCTTGATGAGGCTCAAAGACACCTGTACCAtgatgtgatgctggagaacttgAGACTTATAACCTCCCCGG gttGTTGGTGTGGGGCAGAGGATGAGGCACCTGAGCAGAGCATTTCTGTAGAGAGAGTGTCACAGGTCAGGAGTTCCAAGGCAGGTCTGTCTTCCCAGAGGGCCCATCCATGTGAGAGGTGTACCCCAGTGCTGAAAGATATTTTGCACTTGGCTGATCACCAGGGAAGAACACATCATGGACAGAAGCTGTGCAGGCTTGCCTCATGTGGGAAACAGTTATATTTCAGTGCAAACCTCCCTCAGCACCAGACACAGAACATCGGAGAGAAACCCTTCAGAATCGATGTGAGCAGAGCCTCCTTTGGGAATGACTGCACATTTCATGTGTCTGGGAAGCGCTTTACCTGCTGGGTGGTTGGGAAGGACTTCCTGGCCACTTCAGGATTTCTCCAGGTGCAAACCACTAACACTGAAGAAACTTCAAACACTGGAACCAAGTATGTGGCAGCCTTCACCAGGCAAAAAACGCATTACAATCCTCAAGAATGCACAAAAGCTTTGAG GACCCTTTGA
- the LOC117034607 gene encoding zinc finger protein 211 isoform X4, whose translation MAAVALSGPAQGSVTFEDVAVFFSWEEWELLDEAQRHLYHDVMLENLRLITSPGCWCGAEDEAPEQSISVERVSQVRSSKAGLSSQRAHPCERCTPVLKDILHLADHQGRTHHGQKLCRLASCGKQLYFSANLPQHQTQNIGEKPFRIDVSRASFGNDCTFHVSGKRFTCWVVGKDFLATSGFLQVQTTNTEETSNTGTKTL comes from the exons ATGGCGGCAGTCGCGCTGAGCGGTCCGGCTCAG GGCAGTGTGACCTTTGAAGATGTGGCCGTGTTCTTCTCCTGGGAGGAGTGGGAGCTCCTTGATGAGGCTCAAAGACACCTGTACCAtgatgtgatgctggagaacttgAGACTTATAACCTCCCCGG gttGTTGGTGTGGGGCAGAGGATGAGGCACCTGAGCAGAGCATTTCTGTAGAGAGAGTGTCACAGGTCAGGAGTTCCAAGGCAGGTCTGTCTTCCCAGAGGGCCCATCCATGTGAGAGGTGTACCCCAGTGCTGAAAGATATTTTGCACTTGGCTGATCACCAGGGAAGAACACATCATGGACAGAAGCTGTGCAGGCTTGCCTCATGTGGGAAACAGTTATATTTCAGTGCAAACCTCCCTCAGCACCAGACACAGAACATCGGAGAGAAACCCTTCAGAATCGATGTGAGCAGAGCCTCCTTTGGGAATGACTGCACATTTCATGTGTCTGGGAAGCGCTTTACCTGCTGGGTGGTTGGGAAGGACTTCCTGGCCACTTCAGGATTTCTCCAGGTGCAAACCACTAACACTGAAGAAACTTCAAACACTGGAACCAA GACCCTTTGA
- the LOC117034607 gene encoding zinc finger protein 211 isoform X2, translated as MLENLRLITSPGCWCGAEDEAPEQSISVERVSQVRSSKAGLSSQRAHPCERCTPVLKDILHLADHQGRTHHGQKLCRLASCGKQLYFSANLPQHQTQNIGEKPFRIDVSRASFGNDCTFHVSGKRFTCWVVGKDFLATSGFLQVQTTNTEETSNTGTKYVAAFTRQKTHYNPQECTKALRYKHTLVHHQRVLNRERCYICSECGKSFGQSYSLIRHWRVHSEERPYECGQCGKSFSKSCTLSNHQRVHTGERPYECRECGKTFTHSSNLMKHQRVHTAERPYECKECGKFFTYRSILLEHQRVHTGERPYECSECGKSFSQRSHLNNHGRIHTGERPYECCQCGKSFSHSSSLIKHQIVHSGERPYECGECGKSFYQNSGLIQHQRVHTGIRPYECGECGKLFSNKSNLNKHWRVHTGERPYECCECGKSFSQSSSLIQHQKVHTR; from the exons atgctggagaacttgAGACTTATAACCTCCCCGG gttGTTGGTGTGGGGCAGAGGATGAGGCACCTGAGCAGAGCATTTCTGTAGAGAGAGTGTCACAGGTCAGGAGTTCCAAGGCAGGTCTGTCTTCCCAGAGGGCCCATCCATGTGAGAGGTGTACCCCAGTGCTGAAAGATATTTTGCACTTGGCTGATCACCAGGGAAGAACACATCATGGACAGAAGCTGTGCAGGCTTGCCTCATGTGGGAAACAGTTATATTTCAGTGCAAACCTCCCTCAGCACCAGACACAGAACATCGGAGAGAAACCCTTCAGAATCGATGTGAGCAGAGCCTCCTTTGGGAATGACTGCACATTTCATGTGTCTGGGAAGCGCTTTACCTGCTGGGTGGTTGGGAAGGACTTCCTGGCCACTTCAGGATTTCTCCAGGTGCAAACCACTAACACTGAAGAAACTTCAAACACTGGAACCAAGTATGTGGCAGCCTTCACCAGGCAAAAAACGCATTACAATCCTCAAGAATGCACAAAAGCTTTGAGGTACAAACACACCCTTGTTCATCACCAGAGAGTCCTCAATAGAGAAAGATGTTACAtatgcagtgaatgtgggaaatcctTTGGCCAGAGCTACAGCCTTATTAGACACTGGAGAGTTCACTCGGAAGAAAGGCCTTATGAGTGCGGGCAATGTGGGAAATCCTTTAGCAAAAGCTGTACCCTCAGTAACCATCAgagagttcacactggagaaaggccTTATGAATGTAGGGAATGTGGGAAGACCTTTACCCACAGCTCTAACCTCATGAAACACCAAAGAGTTCACACTGCAGAAAGGCCTTATGAGTGCAAAGAATGTGGGAAATTCTTTACCTACAGGTCCATTCTCTTAGAACACCAAagagttcacactggagaaaggccTTATGAATGCAGCGAATGTGGGAAATCATTTAGCCAAAGATCCCACCTCAATAACCATGggagaattcacactggagaaaggccATATGAATGCTGTCAATGTGGAAAATCATTTAGCCATAGCTCCAGCCTCATTAAACACCAGATAGTTCACAGTGGAGAAAGACCTTATGAATGTGGGGAATGTGGGAAGTCCTTTTATCAAAATTCTGGCCTCATTCAACACCAGAGAGTTCACACTGGAATAAGGCCTTATGAGTGTGGTGAATGTGGAAAATTATTTAGTAACAAATCCAACCTCAATAAACATTGgagagttcacactggagaaaggccTTATGAGTGCTGTGAATGTGGGAAATCCTTTAGTCAAAGCTCCAGTCTCATTCAACACCAGAAGGTACACACCAGATAA
- the LOC117034607 gene encoding zinc finger protein 211 isoform X1, with the protein MAAVALSGPAQGSVTFEDVAVFFSWEEWELLDEAQRHLYHDVMLENLRLITSPGCWCGAEDEAPEQSISVERVSQVRSSKAGLSSQRAHPCERCTPVLKDILHLADHQGRTHHGQKLCRLASCGKQLYFSANLPQHQTQNIGEKPFRIDVSRASFGNDCTFHVSGKRFTCWVVGKDFLATSGFLQVQTTNTEETSNTGTKYVAAFTRQKTHYNPQECTKALRYKHTLVHHQRVLNRERCYICSECGKSFGQSYSLIRHWRVHSEERPYECGQCGKSFSKSCTLSNHQRVHTGERPYECRECGKTFTHSSNLMKHQRVHTAERPYECKECGKFFTYRSILLEHQRVHTGERPYECSECGKSFSQRSHLNNHGRIHTGERPYECCQCGKSFSHSSSLIKHQIVHSGERPYECGECGKSFYQNSGLIQHQRVHTGIRPYECGECGKLFSNKSNLNKHWRVHTGERPYECCECGKSFSQSSSLIQHQKVHTR; encoded by the exons ATGGCGGCAGTCGCGCTGAGCGGTCCGGCTCAG GGCAGTGTGACCTTTGAAGATGTGGCCGTGTTCTTCTCCTGGGAGGAGTGGGAGCTCCTTGATGAGGCTCAAAGACACCTGTACCAtgatgtgatgctggagaacttgAGACTTATAACCTCCCCGG gttGTTGGTGTGGGGCAGAGGATGAGGCACCTGAGCAGAGCATTTCTGTAGAGAGAGTGTCACAGGTCAGGAGTTCCAAGGCAGGTCTGTCTTCCCAGAGGGCCCATCCATGTGAGAGGTGTACCCCAGTGCTGAAAGATATTTTGCACTTGGCTGATCACCAGGGAAGAACACATCATGGACAGAAGCTGTGCAGGCTTGCCTCATGTGGGAAACAGTTATATTTCAGTGCAAACCTCCCTCAGCACCAGACACAGAACATCGGAGAGAAACCCTTCAGAATCGATGTGAGCAGAGCCTCCTTTGGGAATGACTGCACATTTCATGTGTCTGGGAAGCGCTTTACCTGCTGGGTGGTTGGGAAGGACTTCCTGGCCACTTCAGGATTTCTCCAGGTGCAAACCACTAACACTGAAGAAACTTCAAACACTGGAACCAAGTATGTGGCAGCCTTCACCAGGCAAAAAACGCATTACAATCCTCAAGAATGCACAAAAGCTTTGAGGTACAAACACACCCTTGTTCATCACCAGAGAGTCCTCAATAGAGAAAGATGTTACAtatgcagtgaatgtgggaaatcctTTGGCCAGAGCTACAGCCTTATTAGACACTGGAGAGTTCACTCGGAAGAAAGGCCTTATGAGTGCGGGCAATGTGGGAAATCCTTTAGCAAAAGCTGTACCCTCAGTAACCATCAgagagttcacactggagaaaggccTTATGAATGTAGGGAATGTGGGAAGACCTTTACCCACAGCTCTAACCTCATGAAACACCAAAGAGTTCACACTGCAGAAAGGCCTTATGAGTGCAAAGAATGTGGGAAATTCTTTACCTACAGGTCCATTCTCTTAGAACACCAAagagttcacactggagaaaggccTTATGAATGCAGCGAATGTGGGAAATCATTTAGCCAAAGATCCCACCTCAATAACCATGggagaattcacactggagaaaggccATATGAATGCTGTCAATGTGGAAAATCATTTAGCCATAGCTCCAGCCTCATTAAACACCAGATAGTTCACAGTGGAGAAAGACCTTATGAATGTGGGGAATGTGGGAAGTCCTTTTATCAAAATTCTGGCCTCATTCAACACCAGAGAGTTCACACTGGAATAAGGCCTTATGAGTGTGGTGAATGTGGAAAATTATTTAGTAACAAATCCAACCTCAATAAACATTGgagagttcacactggagaaaggccTTATGAGTGCTGTGAATGTGGGAAATCCTTTAGTCAAAGCTCCAGTCTCATTCAACACCAGAAGGTACACACCAGATAA